In a single window of the Cervus elaphus chromosome 1, mCerEla1.1, whole genome shotgun sequence genome:
- the LOC122700234 gene encoding olfactory receptor 5AL1-like, which yields MAESNHSAVTEFILLGLTDNPELRFIFFCVLLLIYLITALGNLGLIVLIQVSPQLHTPMYFFLCHLAFVDFYGSSTITPNTLVNTFRKIKSISLYACATQVCGFITFSVWELLMLSVMAYDRYVAICHPLLYAVLMPRKLCIQMVTSSYIYGVLVGFIQAVATFQMTFCGPNVINQFYCDDVPLIALACSDTRVKELMLLAIAGFNVFCSLIIVLISYVFIVFAIVRMHSAVGRQKAFSTCASHLFSITVYYGTLTFMYLQPKSSHSLDKDKFASIFYTVVIPMLNPLIYSLRNREVKNALRKIIEKMSLNKK from the coding sequence atggcagaaagcaatcaCTCAGCGGTTACTGAGTTCATCCTCTTGGGCCTCACAGATAACCCAGAGCTTCGgttcattttcttctgtgttttattgTTGATCTACTTGATTACTGCCTTGGGTAATCTTGGTTTGATTGTGTTGATACAAGTAAGTCCTCAACTTCACACAcccatgtattttttcctctgtCATCTGGCTTTTGTGGATTTTTATGGTTCCTCCACCATCACACCAAACACCCTTGTAAACACTTTTCGTAAAATTAAAAGCATATCACTTTATGCATGTGCCACTCAAGTGTGTGGCTTTATCACATTTTCAGTTTGGGAATTATTAATGCTGTCTGTCATGGCTTATGATCGGTATGTGGCCATATGCCACCCTTTACTCTATGCAGTTCTCATGCCTAGgaaactctgcatccaaatggtcACTAGCTCTTATATTTATGGAGTCCTGGTGGGATTCATACAAGCAGTGGCCACATTTCAAATGACTTTCTGTGGCCCTAATGTGATCAACCAGTTCTACTGCGACGATGTTCCCTTGATCGCTCTGGCCTGCTCTGACACGCGAGTCAAAGAGCTGATGTTATTAGCCATTGCAGGCTTCAACGTCTTCTGTTCCCTTATCATTGTCCTCATATCCTATGTGTTCATCGTCTTTGCCATCGTAAGGATGCATTCTGCTGTAGGGAGACAGAAAGCCTTTTCTACCTGCGCCTCTCACCTGTTTTCTATTACTGTGTACTATGGGACCCTCACTTTTATGTACCTGCAACCCAAGTCAAGCCACTCACTAGATAAAGACAAATTTGCCTCAATTTTCTATACTGTGGTGATTCCTATGCTAAATCCATTGATCTACAGCTTGAGGAATCGGGAGGTAAAAAATGCTTTgagaaaaattattgaaaagatgtctttgaataaaaaataa